A stretch of the uncultured Desulfobacter sp. genome encodes the following:
- a CDS encoding transposase encodes MIKTNDHYQLHLFDPWDFLSPKRRKLLDDSWAGLFQKEILRSLPVNLIKPCFSREAGRPTKELYTMLGVLLLQQAHDLTDEETVSQLAFNIQWHYALNLTEESDAAKYLCLKTLWTFRQLMIEKELDKALFNAIADKLAAVFRVNADNQRIDSVHVKSNMRRLGRINIFAASINKFLVNLKRKHPDHFSGISTEIIGMYISEKALSCFSMVKPSDSAKTLASVSKDLYHLIQEFKSDSDVASMYSYKLLERVLKEQCNLEVDPESGQKVTLKAPKEIPSDSLQNPSDPDATYSGHKGQGYQVQVMETFTKTDDEDEKAGTLNLITHVDVEPASASDANALIPAMDAARKQNLSPKEIQADSLYGSDENYQAAQSNGINLVSPTMGTTKKEKLSLTDFNLAADGQIITCPQGHAPVFKKKKKERITQGFPLDTCLGCPQLENCPVKPGKKYAYNRYTEKSARIARRRAYEQTDTFKDRYRWRAGVEATMSEYDRRTGVKRLKYRGLQAVRFAATLKAAGINLFRATIVQKALCYA; translated from the coding sequence ATGATTAAGACAAATGACCACTATCAGCTCCACCTTTTCGATCCCTGGGACTTTTTAAGCCCGAAGCGCAGGAAATTGCTCGATGACTCCTGGGCAGGGCTTTTTCAAAAAGAAATCCTCCGCTCATTACCGGTCAATCTAATCAAACCCTGTTTCTCAAGAGAAGCAGGACGTCCCACAAAAGAACTCTACACCATGCTCGGTGTTCTGCTGCTCCAGCAAGCTCATGATCTTACTGATGAAGAAACCGTATCCCAACTGGCATTCAATATCCAATGGCACTATGCCTTGAATTTAACGGAAGAATCAGATGCCGCCAAATATCTATGCTTGAAAACCCTGTGGACCTTCCGCCAACTCATGATCGAGAAGGAACTGGACAAAGCCCTCTTCAATGCTATTGCTGACAAGCTTGCCGCTGTGTTTCGAGTCAATGCTGATAACCAGAGAATCGATTCGGTCCATGTTAAGTCAAATATGCGCCGGCTGGGGAGAATCAATATTTTCGCAGCGAGTATCAATAAATTTTTGGTTAACCTGAAACGCAAACACCCTGACCACTTTTCCGGTATCAGCACCGAGATTATCGGAATGTATATTTCGGAAAAGGCATTGTCCTGCTTTTCCATGGTAAAACCCTCTGATTCAGCCAAAACTCTTGCAAGTGTCAGCAAGGATCTTTACCATCTGATTCAGGAATTTAAAAGCGACTCTGATGTTGCATCCATGTACAGCTACAAGCTGCTTGAAAGGGTTTTGAAAGAGCAGTGCAATCTGGAAGTTGATCCTGAAAGTGGTCAGAAGGTTACGCTTAAAGCTCCAAAAGAGATTCCTTCAGACTCACTTCAAAATCCTTCTGACCCTGATGCGACCTACAGCGGCCATAAGGGGCAAGGTTACCAGGTCCAGGTAATGGAAACATTTACAAAAACAGATGATGAAGATGAAAAAGCCGGAACCTTGAATCTGATCACTCATGTTGATGTGGAACCTGCCTCGGCAAGTGATGCCAATGCCTTGATTCCTGCAATGGATGCCGCCAGAAAGCAAAATCTTTCTCCCAAGGAAATCCAGGCTGACTCTCTTTATGGAAGCGATGAGAATTACCAGGCTGCCCAGTCGAATGGCATTAATCTTGTTTCGCCCACCATGGGAACGACCAAAAAGGAGAAGCTCAGCCTTACTGATTTCAACCTTGCGGCAGATGGACAAATCATAACATGCCCGCAGGGGCATGCCCCGGTTTTTAAAAAGAAAAAGAAGGAACGGATTACCCAGGGTTTTCCCCTTGATACCTGCCTGGGCTGCCCTCAACTAGAAAATTGCCCGGTAAAACCAGGGAAAAAATACGCATACAATCGATATACCGAAAAGTCTGCAAGGATTGCCCGTCGAAGAGCTTATGAACAGACAGATACGTTCAAAGATAGATACCGTTGGCGAGCCGGAGTCGAAGCGACAATGTCCGAATATGATCGACGCACCGGGGTGAAACGATTAAAATATCGAGGCCTCCAAGCAGTAAGATTCGCAGCAACCTTAAAAGCAGCAGGAATCAATCTCTTCAGGGCAACTATTGTCCAGAAGGCTCTCTGCTATGCATAA
- a CDS encoding isoprenylcysteine carboxylmethyltransferase family protein has translation MKKMSRWGIGPVFAFLSIGYGILILIVSRYYDPLFQIPILPQWLLSAIGFILLLIGIPFFIISVKTLTKAYNSDSLVTNGIYKCCRHPLYSAWVVFIVPGIVLFANSWIGMTAPLLMYFLLRKLVIKEEIYLEKLFGSKYLDYKKNTPCILPLGYF, from the coding sequence ATGAAAAAAATGAGTCGATGGGGGATAGGCCCTGTTTTCGCTTTCCTGTCTATCGGTTATGGGATTTTAATCTTAATTGTCAGCCGGTATTATGATCCGCTCTTCCAGATCCCCATATTACCCCAATGGCTTCTATCTGCCATTGGATTCATCTTATTATTGATCGGAATTCCATTTTTTATTATCTCCGTAAAAACGCTGACGAAAGCATACAATTCTGATTCTTTGGTTACCAACGGCATTTACAAGTGCTGTCGACACCCCTTATACAGCGCATGGGTCGTGTTTATTGTTCCCGGTATAGTTTTATTCGCAAATAGCTGGATAGGAATGACGGCGCCATTACTTATGTACTTTCTGCTTCGCAAATTGGTGATAAAAGAAGAAATATATTTAGAAAAACTATTTGGTTCTAAATATTTAGATTATAAAAAGAACACACCATGTATCTTACCTCTTGGCTATTTCTAA
- a CDS encoding methyltransferase domain-containing protein, whose translation MQEPEPVFEALNICPGQSILDMGCGAGDYALQAARLTGSLGQVTAVDKWPPTVDALKASAKAAGLSQIQCMTADITKPPLPIMQNAMDLCMAFTVLHIFGNENRRKSLFFEAARVLKPTGRLAVMECKKQEMAFGPPIEMRLSPEEVEMLAVECGFIKIGYTDLGYNYLVMFRLPVIQEHPTHVINE comes from the coding sequence ATGCAGGAACCAGAGCCTGTATTTGAAGCACTAAATATTTGCCCGGGCCAAAGTATCTTGGACATGGGATGCGGTGCAGGCGACTATGCCCTTCAGGCGGCCCGCCTGACAGGGTCCTTGGGTCAGGTAACGGCGGTGGACAAGTGGCCGCCGACTGTGGATGCGCTTAAGGCGTCAGCAAAAGCCGCAGGCCTGTCCCAGATTCAATGCATGACAGCGGATATTACAAAGCCACCCCTGCCGATCATGCAAAATGCCATGGATCTTTGCATGGCGTTCACGGTGTTGCATATTTTCGGAAACGAAAACCGCAGAAAAAGCCTGTTTTTTGAGGCGGCAAGGGTTCTCAAACCCACTGGCCGGCTTGCCGTGATGGAGTGTAAAAAACAAGAGATGGCCTTTGGCCCGCCAATAGAGATGCGCCTTTCCCCCGAAGAGGTTGAAATGTTGGCCGTGGAATGCGGATTCATAAAAATCGGATACACAGACCTTGGATATAACTACCTTGTTATGTTCCGTCTGCCAGTCATTCAGGAGCACCCCACCCATGTCATAAATGAATGA
- the dnaJ gene encoding molecular chaperone DnaJ, whose amino-acid sequence MSEKRDYYEILGVQRDADKTTLKKAYRKLAIKYHPDKNPDNKEAEDKFKEASEAYEVLNDDSKRQIYDQFGHQGLEGAGHSGPSGFEDIFSSFGDIFEDFFGFGGGRGGNRARRGSDLRYDMTIDFMEAAFGTEKTISIPKRETCDECNGSGAAPGSSAETCSHCRGTGQYIQNQGFFKVKTTCPYCKGRGSIIPNPCPKCRGGGRMEINRKVQVKIPAGVDVGSKLRLTGEGEASSTPNGPSGDLYVVINVKPHKFFQRERTNIICAIDISFIQAALGAEISVPTLVGEKQLTIPAGTQYGDSFQFKGEGIASLRTGRRGDQIIKVIVKTPTKLSQKQKDLLEEFDRLDANKISNKLKNLFKNL is encoded by the coding sequence ATGAGTGAAAAACGAGATTACTATGAAATCCTTGGGGTCCAACGGGATGCAGATAAAACAACACTGAAAAAGGCATACAGGAAGCTTGCCATCAAGTACCATCCGGATAAAAATCCGGATAATAAAGAGGCCGAAGATAAATTTAAGGAAGCGTCTGAAGCCTACGAAGTCTTGAATGATGACAGCAAACGCCAGATTTATGATCAGTTCGGGCACCAGGGCCTTGAAGGTGCAGGGCATTCGGGCCCCAGCGGATTTGAGGACATCTTTTCAAGTTTCGGGGATATTTTTGAAGATTTTTTCGGTTTTGGCGGCGGCCGTGGCGGAAATCGTGCCAGGCGGGGATCGGATCTGCGTTATGACATGACCATCGATTTTATGGAGGCGGCCTTTGGTACGGAAAAGACCATTTCCATACCCAAGCGCGAAACCTGTGACGAGTGTAACGGATCCGGTGCTGCCCCGGGTTCTTCTGCCGAAACCTGTTCCCATTGCCGGGGAACGGGGCAGTATATCCAGAATCAGGGCTTTTTTAAAGTCAAGACTACCTGTCCCTATTGCAAGGGCAGGGGATCCATTATTCCCAATCCCTGCCCCAAATGCCGTGGTGGTGGCCGTATGGAGATCAATCGCAAGGTCCAGGTAAAAATTCCTGCCGGTGTGGATGTCGGGTCAAAGTTGCGTCTTACCGGGGAAGGCGAGGCCTCCAGTACGCCCAACGGCCCGTCAGGCGATCTTTACGTGGTCATTAATGTCAAACCCCACAAGTTTTTTCAGCGTGAGAGAACCAATATTATCTGTGCCATTGATATTTCTTTTATACAGGCTGCCCTGGGTGCTGAAATTTCGGTTCCCACACTGGTGGGTGAAAAGCAACTGACAATCCCTGCCGGGACCCAGTATGGAGACTCCTTCCAGTTTAAAGGGGAAGGTATTGCCTCATTGAGAACCGGCCGCAGAGGAGATCAAATCATCAAAGTGATTGTTAAAACCCCGACCAAACTGAGCCAGAAACAAAAGGATCTGCTGGAAGAATTTGACAGACTCGATGCAAATAAAATATCAAACAAGCTGAAAAACTTATTTAAGAACCTGTGA
- a CDS encoding FAD-dependent oxidoreductase — MTYDVIIVGGGPAGLFASYYLMEHANLKVLLIERGREPRKRKCPISKVQKCAQCDPCNILSGIGGAGLYSDGKLNFIPRLGKTDLTQFMPMPQAQALIDETEKIFTRFKMDAQVFPTNIDEAGLIRKEAKRFGIDLLLIRQKHLGSDNLPGYITEMADYIQSKGLEIRTGENVIDVIEKDGIIQGVVSDKGTYHAHNVILAPGRIGANWVSSLALKHGIELSQRGIEVGVRVEVHNDIMEDLCNVIYDPTFFIRTHTYDDLTRTFCTNQGGFVALENYQDFVCVNGHAYSDKKSNNTNFAFLSKVVLTEPVTDNQAYGESIGRLASIIGGGKPILQRFGDLKRGRRSTWNRIHKSYIEPTMTNVVCGDIAMALPERILSNLIEGLETLNQVVPGVSNDETLLYAPEIKFFATQIETTAHLETKIKGMYVAGDGPGVAGNIVSAAATGLIPAKKIIASHQG, encoded by the coding sequence ATGACGTATGACGTAATTATCGTGGGCGGGGGACCTGCAGGGCTTTTTGCATCCTACTATTTAATGGAACATGCCAACCTCAAGGTATTGCTCATTGAACGGGGAAGAGAACCCCGGAAACGCAAATGCCCCATCAGCAAAGTCCAGAAATGTGCCCAGTGCGATCCGTGCAATATTCTGTCGGGCATTGGCGGAGCAGGCCTGTACTCGGACGGAAAACTTAATTTTATTCCAAGACTTGGCAAAACCGATCTTACCCAGTTTATGCCCATGCCCCAGGCCCAGGCACTGATTGATGAAACCGAAAAAATTTTTACCCGCTTTAAGATGGATGCCCAAGTGTTTCCCACCAATATAGATGAGGCCGGCCTCATCCGCAAAGAAGCCAAACGATTCGGCATCGATCTTCTGCTTATCCGGCAAAAGCATCTGGGCAGTGACAATCTGCCGGGCTACATCACGGAAATGGCCGATTACATACAGTCCAAAGGCCTTGAGATACGCACTGGTGAGAATGTAATTGATGTAATTGAAAAAGACGGGATTATCCAGGGCGTGGTATCAGATAAGGGAACCTATCATGCCCACAACGTCATTCTGGCACCGGGCCGCATTGGAGCCAACTGGGTATCATCCCTGGCCCTTAAACACGGCATTGAGTTAAGCCAGCGTGGCATAGAGGTCGGTGTGCGGGTGGAAGTTCACAACGATATCATGGAGGATCTGTGCAATGTGATCTATGACCCCACTTTTTTCATCCGCACCCACACCTATGACGACCTGACCCGGACATTCTGCACCAACCAGGGCGGTTTTGTCGCCTTGGAAAATTACCAGGATTTTGTCTGCGTGAACGGACATGCTTATTCAGATAAAAAATCGAACAATACCAATTTTGCTTTTCTGTCAAAGGTGGTGCTCACCGAACCGGTCACGGACAACCAGGCGTATGGGGAATCCATCGGGCGTCTGGCCAGCATCATCGGCGGGGGCAAACCCATTCTCCAGCGGTTTGGGGATTTGAAACGCGGCCGGCGATCCACCTGGAACCGTATCCACAAAAGCTACATCGAACCGACCATGACCAATGTGGTGTGCGGGGATATTGCCATGGCGCTGCCCGAGCGGATCCTGTCCAATCTGATCGAAGGGCTGGAGACCTTGAATCAGGTGGTGCCCGGGGTGTCCAATGATGAAACCCTGCTCTATGCCCCGGAGATCAAATTCTTTGCCACCCAGATTGAGACCACAGCGCATCTGGAGACCAAAATCAAGGGCATGTACGTGGCAGGGGACGGCCCGGGGGTGGCCGGCAACATCGTATCGGCAGCGGCCACCGGACTGATTCCAGCCAAAAAAATTATTGCGTCACACCAGGGGTAG
- a CDS encoding TolC family protein, translating to MRLFQNCRIEVSKIIIVIFLWVLPVSAASGEMNKPAPLSMDIPYGRLTLTQAQQMALSNSPKVSEMLARINQAQTVCDQARADLWPTVTVHAGYDWQNQSIRPDWHPEIRVKESLKHQNTGIQINWLLFDGFSRQASILAAKAETKAAEEMAEDVRRLLAKSVAGAYYQAQLAAEGMQIAKQNSLFNQSLARDAEKRFLAGAIPQAEYLNFSVKSLQAENSFLKAEQYYSVVCIMLAKLLALPDSRLTPDMYPMAVTQSETLDQLPVFEDEFAYAINHRPDLLLLEAKREALLQKKRQGKAAFYPKVFVTGSYDYDEYRDIGHIDQNEHGSAIGFSLDWDLFDGGRRSANIDETQTRLLQVKRQKQQKILEIQAALHQALVKVRFSQAVYQRERYTIELVKQIRDHAERSYRVGVTTLTRLNEAQTDLVTVQASIATSRINCLLHLESLRAESGRILDGVR from the coding sequence ATGCGTTTATTTCAAAATTGCAGAATAGAGGTATCAAAGATTATTATTGTTATCTTTTTGTGGGTGTTGCCTGTAAGTGCGGCATCCGGAGAGATGAATAAACCGGCCCCCCTGTCCATGGACATCCCCTATGGCCGGCTGACACTTACCCAGGCCCAGCAAATGGCCCTTTCCAACTCTCCCAAGGTGTCTGAAATGTTGGCCCGCATCAACCAGGCCCAGACCGTTTGCGACCAGGCCCGAGCAGACTTGTGGCCAACAGTAACGGTTCATGCCGGGTACGATTGGCAAAACCAGTCCATACGTCCTGACTGGCATCCCGAAATACGGGTGAAAGAAAGCCTGAAACATCAGAATACGGGAATCCAAATCAACTGGCTCCTATTTGACGGATTCAGCCGGCAGGCATCCATTCTGGCGGCAAAGGCCGAAACAAAGGCGGCCGAAGAGATGGCAGAGGATGTCCGCCGCCTGCTGGCAAAAAGTGTAGCCGGGGCATATTACCAGGCCCAATTGGCAGCTGAAGGCATGCAGATTGCCAAGCAGAACAGCCTGTTTAACCAAAGCCTGGCGAGGGATGCTGAAAAACGCTTCCTGGCCGGAGCCATCCCCCAAGCCGAGTATCTGAATTTCAGCGTCAAATCCCTGCAGGCGGAAAATAGTTTTCTTAAAGCAGAACAGTACTATTCCGTGGTTTGCATTATGCTGGCCAAGCTGCTTGCGCTCCCGGACTCCAGGCTTACTCCGGATATGTACCCCATGGCCGTAACCCAAAGTGAAACCCTGGATCAGCTCCCTGTATTTGAAGATGAATTTGCCTACGCCATAAATCACCGGCCGGATTTGCTCTTGCTCGAAGCCAAACGGGAGGCCCTGCTTCAAAAAAAGCGGCAGGGCAAGGCGGCATTCTACCCAAAAGTTTTTGTCACCGGCAGTTATGACTATGATGAATACCGGGACATTGGACACATCGACCAGAACGAGCACGGCAGTGCCATTGGTTTCAGCCTGGACTGGGATCTGTTTGACGGGGGCCGGCGTTCGGCAAACATTGATGAAACCCAAACTCGACTGTTACAGGTTAAAAGGCAGAAGCAACAAAAAATTCTGGAAATCCAGGCGGCCTTGCATCAGGCCCTGGTCAAAGTCAGGTTTTCACAGGCGGTATATCAGCGGGAGCGGTACACCATAGAACTGGTCAAACAAATTCGGGACCATGCGGAGCGTTCCTACCGGGTTGGTGTCACCACATTAACACGGCTCAACGAAGCCCAGACAGACCTGGTCACAGTCCAGGCATCCATTGCCACCAGCCGAATAAACTGCCTGCTGCACCTGGAAAGCCTTCGGGCTGAAAGCGGACGGATATTAGATGGGGTAAGGTAA
- a CDS encoding DUF503 domain-containing protein, which translates to MVVGTGQIKLRLFDVHSLKAKRSIVKSMISRLQNRFNISVAETELNDSHDWAEIGFALVGNDARTINAKVDKVFNMADELGLAMIADTHMEIIHL; encoded by the coding sequence ATGGTTGTTGGAACAGGACAGATCAAACTTAGGCTTTTTGACGTTCACTCTCTCAAAGCCAAACGTTCCATTGTTAAATCAATGATTTCAAGATTGCAGAACCGGTTTAACATCAGCGTGGCGGAAACCGAACTCAATGACAGCCATGACTGGGCTGAAATCGGATTTGCGCTGGTGGGAAACGATGCAAGGACGATCAACGCCAAAGTGGACAAAGTGTTTAATATGGCCGACGAACTGGGGCTTGCCATGATTGCCGACACCCATATGGAAATCATTCATTTATGA
- the queD gene encoding 6-carboxytetrahydropterin synthase QueD has product MFELKIKTRFAGAHQLAMVGRKCENLHGHNWQVEVYVKGDQLNGAGVLADFGDIKRAVRSVVDGELDHKFLNELPAFADKQPTSERIAVYIADKVQAYLDKHIDEKIVVSRVMAWESDDACAIYYPTPGVTQ; this is encoded by the coding sequence ATGTTTGAACTAAAGATTAAAACCCGGTTTGCCGGGGCGCACCAGCTTGCCATGGTGGGCAGGAAATGTGAAAACCTGCACGGACACAACTGGCAGGTGGAAGTGTATGTCAAGGGAGATCAATTGAACGGTGCCGGAGTCTTGGCTGATTTTGGGGATATCAAACGGGCGGTCCGATCTGTTGTGGATGGGGAACTGGATCACAAGTTTTTAAATGAACTGCCTGCCTTTGCAGACAAGCAGCCCACATCCGAACGTATTGCCGTTTATATTGCAGACAAGGTCCAGGCCTACCTGGATAAACATATAGATGAAAAAATCGTGGTTTCTCGGGTCATGGCTTGGGAATCCGATGATGCCTGCGCGATTTATTATCCTACCCCTGGTGTGACGCAATAA
- a CDS encoding phosphoenolpyruvate carboxylase translates to MNTVFTQVKNALGKPYDDLHFLLTCFKEVLEENHQQALVDLLPWLNSAVPSEPDLTSNKYIHMMSMCFQLLNLVEVNGAVQNRRQKEDEDMAQVNGLWANQFQYLKSHGITEAQILKVLPNILIEPVLTAHPTEAKRTVVLQEYRKLYLLLVKRENPIYTRIERADIRQEIKQILHRLWHVGEIYIEKPRLASELDNILYYLTHVFPSVIMMLDKRLRQAWEESGFNPTALNNSDLLPVLSFGNWVGGDRDGHPLVTPELTRKTIEKLRIHAFYIIKNELKALAQKLSIYHNISDVSPNFAERIKVLREEVGMNAEIEINEHAEEVFKAYVLILMQKIPIDLSREFNLELKDKPNSYTSSIDLIADLNLLHDELKKCGIGEVAHVDVGRMKRILKIFGFHLAKLDIRQNSDYHQKALTQLVTASLGANVAMQIEDSKDDGLVKSPRPI, encoded by the coding sequence ATGAACACCGTTTTCACCCAAGTTAAAAATGCGTTGGGCAAACCCTACGACGATCTTCATTTTCTCTTGACTTGCTTTAAAGAAGTGTTGGAGGAAAATCATCAGCAAGCACTAGTTGATCTGCTCCCGTGGCTGAATTCGGCAGTTCCGTCAGAACCGGACCTGACGAGTAATAAATACATCCATATGATGTCGATGTGTTTTCAGTTATTAAACTTGGTGGAAGTAAACGGGGCGGTACAAAATCGTCGTCAGAAAGAAGATGAGGATATGGCTCAGGTGAATGGCTTGTGGGCAAATCAGTTCCAATATTTGAAGTCTCACGGGATCACCGAGGCCCAAATTCTAAAAGTATTGCCCAACATCCTGATCGAACCGGTTTTAACAGCACATCCGACAGAAGCCAAACGCACAGTGGTGCTACAGGAATATCGCAAGCTCTACCTGTTGCTGGTTAAGCGTGAGAACCCAATTTACACCCGAATTGAACGAGCGGACATTCGACAGGAAATCAAACAGATTCTGCATCGCCTGTGGCATGTCGGAGAAATCTACATTGAAAAACCACGGTTGGCATCTGAACTGGACAACATTCTGTACTATCTGACCCATGTTTTTCCCAGTGTCATCATGATGTTAGATAAACGCCTGCGTCAAGCCTGGGAAGAATCCGGATTTAATCCAACGGCGCTCAACAACTCGGATTTACTTCCGGTACTGTCGTTTGGCAACTGGGTTGGCGGAGACCGTGACGGCCACCCGCTGGTGACGCCGGAACTGACCAGAAAAACAATTGAAAAGCTGCGTATCCATGCATTTTATATCATCAAAAATGAATTGAAAGCGTTGGCGCAAAAACTCAGTATTTATCACAATATCTCAGACGTGAGCCCCAATTTTGCTGAGCGGATTAAAGTACTGCGTGAAGAAGTCGGCATGAATGCAGAAATTGAGATTAATGAACATGCCGAGGAGGTTTTCAAGGCTTATGTCCTTATCTTAATGCAAAAAATCCCCATTGATTTAAGCCGGGAATTCAATCTTGAATTAAAAGACAAACCGAATAGTTATACAAGTTCCATCGACTTGATTGCAGACTTAAACTTACTGCACGACGAACTGAAGAAATGTGGGATCGGCGAGGTTGCCCATGTTGATGTTGGACGGATGAAGCGAATTTTAAAAATCTTTGGTTTCCATTTGGCAAAGTTGGATATTCGCCAGAACAGTGATTATCATCAAAAGGCTTTGACACAGTTGGTAACTGCATCACTTGGGGCAAACGTTGCCATGCAGATAGAAGACTCCAAGGATGATGGACTCGTAAAAAGTCCAAGACCAATTTAA
- the ubiE gene encoding bifunctional demethylmenaquinone methyltransferase/2-methoxy-6-polyprenyl-1,4-benzoquinol methylase UbiE — MNQELDFVKEMFDKIAPKYDFLNRLLSMRQDVYWRREMVKAAKLESGAEILDAACGTCDVGLEVSRTLKGRASITGLDFSFGMLALGRKKLNCSAGRAIALVNGDALTLPIKNQQFDAGFMAFGIRNIMNRIGAMKEFHRTLKPGGRIIILELTTPQKGVMRKLYLLYFQKILPLIGSFFSKHGNAYAYLPESVLKFPDPVSFASQMKRAGFKQIRFKEMTLGIVTLFVGTKL; from the coding sequence ATGAACCAAGAACTGGATTTTGTCAAAGAAATGTTTGACAAGATTGCACCCAAATATGATTTTTTAAACCGACTGCTCAGCATGCGGCAGGATGTGTACTGGCGCAGGGAGATGGTCAAGGCGGCAAAACTTGAATCCGGTGCCGAAATATTAGATGCGGCCTGTGGAACCTGTGATGTCGGCCTTGAAGTCAGCCGCACGCTCAAAGGCCGGGCATCAATCACCGGACTGGATTTTTCCTTTGGCATGCTGGCCCTTGGCAGAAAGAAGCTGAACTGCTCTGCAGGCCGGGCAATTGCCCTTGTCAACGGTGATGCCTTGACCCTACCGATAAAAAATCAGCAGTTTGACGCGGGCTTCATGGCCTTTGGCATCCGCAATATCATGAATCGAATCGGGGCCATGAAAGAATTTCACCGCACCTTGAAACCGGGCGGCAGAATCATCATCCTGGAACTGACCACACCTCAAAAAGGAGTGATGCGCAAACTTTATCTTTTATATTTTCAGAAGATATTGCCGTTAATCGGCTCCTTTTTTTCAAAACACGGCAATGCATACGCATATCTTCCTGAATCCGTATTAAAATTTCCCGATCCCGTATCCTTTGCAAGCCAGATGAAACGAGCAGGATTCAAGCAGATTCGTTTCAAGGAGATGACCCTGGGTATTGTGACCCTATTTGTAGGCACAAAACTGTAA
- a CDS encoding GNAT family N-acetyltransferase has translation MLQYRPFFNDDLQTICSFPQNKEELYYFFPKATYPLTPEQLQMAIDQRSDSTVVEQNGNVVGFANFYHWQGRTCCIGNVVVSPLARGRGVAEFLIKTMIHIAGIRHAAMFIEISCFNGNTAGILLYKKLGFKPFDIEERQGPTGKRVALIHMRHQLIK, from the coding sequence ATGCTTCAATATCGCCCCTTTTTTAACGACGATCTTCAAACGATCTGTTCATTTCCACAGAATAAAGAAGAATTGTATTATTTTTTCCCAAAAGCGACGTATCCCTTAACGCCGGAACAATTACAAATGGCCATTGATCAACGTTCTGACTCTACGGTTGTTGAGCAAAATGGTAATGTAGTAGGGTTTGCCAACTTTTATCATTGGCAAGGCAGAACATGCTGTATAGGGAATGTGGTAGTTTCTCCTTTGGCCAGGGGCCGGGGTGTGGCAGAATTTCTGATCAAAACCATGATTCATATAGCCGGCATCAGGCATGCCGCAATGTTTATTGAAATATCGTGTTTTAACGGCAATACAGCCGGCATATTGCTGTACAAAAAGCTTGGATTTAAACCCTTTGACATTGAAGAGCGCCAAGGCCCGACCGGCAAGAGAGTGGCCCTCATACATATGCGCCATCAGTTGATTAAATAA
- a CDS encoding small multi-drug export protein: protein MKRFLIYTVEGRVLVTGILLTVFFFIFAIVGLVQGMPSAKVALGAFLTHCVGSRAGGIGLCILNGFDPITTIALNFYLEGLIVCYTYAVFVLSTSGIFKAPWINRAMSRLKEKAEEKKEKIERWGWIGIFAFVMAPLPVTGPVVGTIIGYMLRMPLFSNFSAAGLGTLTAIVAWCYGFDFLEHRFAMLQYVFGAICVIIIIPYLKPLKKFIDSLRHEHESDE from the coding sequence ATGAAAAGATTTCTTATATATACTGTTGAAGGCCGGGTCCTTGTGACCGGTATTCTGCTGACTGTCTTCTTCTTTATTTTTGCTATCGTTGGCTTAGTTCAGGGCATGCCCAGTGCAAAGGTTGCTCTTGGCGCTTTCTTGACACATTGTGTGGGAAGCCGGGCCGGCGGCATCGGCCTATGCATATTGAACGGTTTTGACCCCATTACCACCATTGCCTTAAATTTCTATTTAGAAGGCCTGATTGTCTGCTATACATATGCAGTCTTTGTATTGAGCACAAGCGGTATATTCAAAGCCCCTTGGATTAACAGAGCTATGAGCAGGCTCAAGGAAAAGGCTGAAGAAAAAAAAGAAAAAATAGAACGCTGGGGCTGGATCGGAATATTTGCATTTGTCATGGCCCCCTTGCCAGTCACAGGCCCCGTGGTGGGAACCATCATCGGTTATATGCTTAGAATGCCTCTGTTCAGTAATTTCAGTGCAGCAGGACTTGGAACCCTTACAGCCATCGTAGCCTGGTGCTATGGGTTTGATTTTCTTGAACACCGGTTTGCAATGCTTCAGTATGTTTTTGGCGCCATCTGTGTAATCATCATCATTCCTTACCTTAAGCCGTTAAAAAAATTCATTGATTCCCTGCGTCATGAACATGAAAGTGATGAATAG